In a single window of the Arachis hypogaea cultivar Tifrunner chromosome 6, arahy.Tifrunner.gnm2.J5K5, whole genome shotgun sequence genome:
- the LOC112696869 gene encoding phosphoribosylglycinamide formyltransferase, chloroplastic, with translation MEAQQILSRFCPKPSSLLLPSHKKLHTLPCVGLKNLGIQRLGCSYTEGKKKRVFCVRRTIGEEAAEVKVGATMPARRKKLAVFVSGGGSNFKSIHEASLKGLLHGDVLVLVTNKHDCGGAEYARNNGIPVVLFPKVKDGSDGLSPSELVDTLRSFQVDFILLAGFLKLIPVELIQAYEKSILNIHPSLLPAFGGKGYYGLKVHKAVIASGARYSGPTIHFVDEHYDTGRILAQRAVPVLANDTAEELASRVLKEEHRLYVEVVEALCEERIVWREDGVPLIRSKDNPNEFC, from the exons ATGGAAGCTCAACAAATCCTCTCTAGGTTTTGCCCCAAACCCTCGTCACTCCTGCTACCTTCTCATAAAAAGCTTCATACTTTACCTTGTGTTGGGCTCAAGAACCTTGGGATTCAGAGATTGGGGTGCAGTTACACTGAGGGAAAGAAGAAGAGGGTCTTTTGTGTAAGGAGGACGATAGGAGAAGAAGCAGCGGAGGTGAAAGTTGGGGCCACTATGCCGGCGAGGAGGAAGAAGCTGGCAGTGTTCGTGTCCGGTGGAGGGTCCAACTTCAAGTCCATTCACGAGGCTTCGTTGAAGGGTTTACTCCATGGTGATGTTCTTGTTTTGGTCACAAATAAACATG ATTGTGGAGGTGCTGAGTATGCAAGAAATAATGGTATCCCAGTTGTTTTGTTCCCTAAAGTAAAGGATGGATCCGATGGGCTATCTCCAAGTGAGCTTGTTGACACACTAAG GAGTTTCCAAGTTGATTTTATTCTTTTAGCTGGATTCCTCAAACTTATACCTGTTGAATTGATTCAGGCTTATGAAAAGTCCATATTAAACATTCATCCATCACTTCTTCCAGCTTTTGGAGGCAAAGGATACTATGGTCTGAAGGTGCACAAAGCAGTAATTGCTTCGGGCGCAAG ATATTCAGGTCCTACAATTCATTTCGTTGACGAACATTATGACACGGGGCGTATCCTTGCTCAACGTGCTGTCCCTGTACTGGCTAATGACACTGCAGAGGAGTTGGCTTCCAGGGTTCTCAAGGAG GAACACCGGTTATATGTGGAGGTGGTCGAAGCTTTGTGCGAAGAGCGTATAGTTTGGAGGGAAGACGGTGTCCCTCTCATTCGAAGCAAAGATAACCCCAATGAGTTCTGCTAA
- the LOC112805707 gene encoding zinc finger CCCH domain-containing protein 53 — translation MISEDLHKFERLRLERSDFSLNIPRMVNPASRQIYLTFPADSTFRKEDVSNYFSIYGPVQDVRIPYQQKRMFGFVTFVYPETVKLILSKGNLHFVCDARVLVKPYKEKGKVPDKMQLQQVDKDFLPCGTPTGLDARNQYDLQLELCFLLLHTI, via the exons ATGATAAGCGAGGACTTACACAAATTCGAAAGATTGAGGCTTGAAAGGAGTGATTTCTCTTTGAATATCCCTCGGATGGTCAACCCAGCTTCCAGACAGATCTATTTGACTTTCCCAGCTGACAGCACTTTTAGAAAGGAAGATGTTTCCAACTACTTTAG CATTTATGGGCCAGTTCAAGATGTGAGAATCCCATACCAGCAGAAGCGTATGTTCGGATTTGTTACATTTGTTTATCCAGAGACTGTGAAGCTCATTCTCTCAAAAGGGAACCTTCATTTTGTGTGTGATGCAAGAGTGCTTGTTAAGCCTTACAAGGAGAAGGGCAAAGTTCCAGACAA GATGCAACTGCAACAGGTAGATAAGGATTTTTTACCTTGTGGCACTCCTACTGGACTAGATGCTAGAAACCAATATGATCTCCAACTAG AACTTTGCTTCTTGTTGTTGCATACAATCTGA